GCTGCCCCACTTCGACCTGCGCCGCTACCCCGAGGAGCGCAACGAGCGCCCCGCCGGCGAGCGCTACAGCCACAACCAGCGCATCCGCGCGATCATCGTCGACGTGCGCGACCCCAACTCCACCCAGCCCGTCGTCCGCGGCGAGCGTCAGCGCCCGCCCATCGTGGTCTCCCGCACCCATCCCGACCTGCTGCGCCGCCTCTTCGAGCTCGAGGTGCCCGAGGTCTACGACGGCGTCGTCGAGATCCGCAGCATCGCCCGCGAGGCCGGCGTCCGCTCCAAGGTCGCCGTCTCTTCCAACGACGACCGCCTCGACCCGGTGGGCGCCTGCGTCGGCCCGAAGGGCAGCCGCGTGCGCACCGTCGTCTCCGAGCTGCGCGGCGAGCGCGTCGACGTGGTCCTGTGGAGCGACGACCCGGCCCGCTGCGTCGCCTCGGCGCTCTCGCCCGCTCGCGTCTCCCGCGTGATCATCGACCCCGAGACGGGCTACGCCACCGTCATCGTCCCCGACGACCAGCTCTCGCTCGCCATCGGCAAGGAGGGCCAGAACGCCCGGCTGGCGGCGCGTCTCACGGGCCTGCACATCGACATCAAGAACGAGTCGCTTGCCGCCGGGATCCTGCGCGACCTGCCGCGCGCGACCGTCGAGGAGGACCCCGTCGACGACGGCGAGGCGCACCGCTGCGAGTACGTGGGCCCCAACGGCATCCAGTGTCGCAACATGGCGCGCCCCGGCTCGCGCTTCTGCGGCGTCCACGAGGAGATGGCCGCGGCCGAGGTCTCCTCTGACCCCGACTCGCTCATCTAGCCCGGCACCCCGACGACGCCCCACACGACTCTCTGAGGCCCCGTGCCTCATGCTTGGAAGGTAGGTCACATGGCAAAGACGCGCGTACATGACCTCGCGAAGGAGTATGGCATCTCAAGCAAGGAGATGCTCGAGCACCTTCGCGACCTGAAGATCCCGGCGAAGTCGGCCTCCTCGACCCTCGAGGACGCCTACGTGTCGATGGTCCGCAAGAAGCTCAAGCCCATCCTCGAGGCCCATGCCGCCGAGATCGAGGCGCAGAGGCGCGCCGAGGAGGAGGCCAAGGCCGAGGAGGCGCGCATCGCTGCCGAGAAGGCCGAGGCGGAGCGCATCGCCGCCGAGCGTCGCCGCGAGCGCGAGCGCGCCGAGGAGGAGCGCCGCCGCGCCGCCGCCGAGGCAGAGCGCAAGGCGCGCGAGGAGGCCAAGGCCGAGGCCGAGCGCAAGGCGCGCGAGGAGGCCGAGAAGAACCGCGTGCGCGACACCGCGCCCAAGTCCGTCCCGTCCTTCTCCTCGCTCCTCGACCAGATCGCCCAGCAGGAACAGATCCTGAAGCAGCAGGCCGAGGAGGCGGCCCAGAAGAAGGCCGCCGGCCAGGGCCGCAACCAGCGCACCCGCGGCGAGTCCCGCCCGAGCGCCGCGCCCGCCCCGGCGTCTGCCCCCTCCTCCGAGCCCGGCGGGCGCCGCCGCGGCAAGAAGGGCCGTCGCGGCGAGGGGGACGGCGAGGACCGCTACAGCCGCATGGCGCGCGAGGCCGAGGCCTACAACCGCAGCCGCGTCCTCGAGGAGGCCCGCGTGGCCGTCGAGGAGGCGTCGCGCGAGTCCACCGGCCGCCGCAAGCGCCGCAAGGAGCGTCGCCAGAGGCAGGCCGAGGAGCACGCGAAGGAGCAGCGGATCGAGGAGGCGCTGGCCAACGACCAGGACCTCTCGCAGCTCGACACCGTGAAGGTCCCGCAGGGCTCGACGGTCCAGGAGCTCGCCGAGCTCCTCGGCGTGCCCGCCAACGACATCATCAAGAGGCTCTTCCTGCTCGGCACCCCGCTCACGCTCACCGAGTCCATGTCCGACGAGCTCATCGAGCTCGTCGCCGACGACCTCGGCCGCGACGTCAAGGTCATGACGAAGGAGGAGGAGAACTCCTTCACCTTCTACGACGACCCCGCCGACCTCAGGCCGCGCCCGCCGGTGGTCACCGTCATGGGCCACGTCGACCACGGCAAGACGTCGCTGCTCGACGCCATCCGCCACACGGGCGTGGCCGAGGGCGAGGCGGGCGGCATCACGCAGGCGATCGGCGCCTCCCAGGTCACGATCAACGACCGTCTGATCACCTTCATCGACACGCCGGGCCACGAGACCTTCACCGCCATGCGCGCCCGCGGCGCCAAGGTGACCGACATCGTCATCCTGATCGTCGCCGCAGACGACGGCGTCATGCCCCAGACCATCGAGTCGATCAACCACGCGAAGGCGGCGGGCGTGCCCATCATCGTCGCCGTCAACAAGATCGACAAGCCCGGCGCCAACCCCGACAAGGTGCGCCAGGAGCTCACCGAGTACGGCATCATCCCCGAGGAGTGGGGCGGGCAGAACATGTTCGTCAACATCTCGGCAAAGAAGAAGATCGGCATCGACGAGCTGCTGGAGACCGTCATCCTCCAGGCCGACGTCCTCGAGCTCAAGGCCAACCCGGACACCTTCGCCTCCGGCAACGTCCTCGAGGCCAAGCTCGACCGCGGCCGCGGCTCCGTCGCGACGGTCCTGGTCACACGCGGCACCCTGCACATCGGCGACGCGCTCGTGGCGGGCATGGCCTACGGTCGCGTCCGCGCCATGCTCGACCCGAAGGGCAACTCCGTCACCGAGGCCGGCCCCTCCGACGCCGTCGAGATTCTCGGCCTCCAGAGCGTCCCGATGGCCGGCGACGAGTTCCGTGTCTTCCACGACGAGCGCGACGCCCGCGACCTCGCCGACCAGCGCGCCCTCAAGGCCCGCATCGAGGAGCAGAACCGCGTGAAGCACGTCACGCTCGAGAACCTCTTCGACACGATGGCCGACGCCGAGGTCAAGGAGCTCAACCTCATCATCAAGGCCGACGTCCAGGGCTCGATCGAGGCGCTCCAGGACTCGCTCGACAAGATGGACCAGTCCGAGGTCCGCATCAACACGATCCACTCCGCCGTCGGCGCGATCACCGAGACCGACGTCATCCTCGCGGACGCCTCCAACGCCATCATCATCGGCTTTGGCGTCCGCCCGGAGGCCAAGGCCAAGAGCGCCGCGGAGCGCGACGGCGTCGAGATCCGCACCTACAGCGTCATCTACAAGGCCATCGAGGACATCGACGCCGCCCGCATCGGCATGCTCAAGCCCACCGAGGTCGAGGTCCAGACCGGTGTCGCCGAGGTCCGCGACACCTTCAAGGTCCCCAAGGTCGGCATCGCCGCCGGCTGCATGGTCCAGGAGGGCGAGATCTCCCGCGACGACCAGGTCCGCCTCGTGCGCGACGGCATCGTCGTCTACGAGGGCAGGATCGCCTCGCTGCGCCGCTACAAGGACGACGTCAAGAGCGTCAAGGCCGGCTTCGAGTGCGGCATCGGCCTGGAGAACTTCCAGGACGTCAAGCCTGGCGACCAGATCGAGGGCTTCCGCATCGACCAGGTCGCCCGCACCGAGTAGGCGTCACGCTCCCCGCGCCGCCCCCATCCAGCGGGGGGTCGGCGCGGGGAGCGCTTTGTTTGGAGCAGAACATGAAGCAGAACCAGCACTCGAGAAGGACCAACGAGCAGGCTCGCGTCAAGCTCGCGAACATCCTCCTGTTCGAGGTCTCCGACCCCGCCCTGTCGCTCGTGACCATCACGGGCGTCGAGGTCTCGGTCGACAAGAGCTACCTCCGCGCGTACGTGAGCTGCGACGCCGGGCGCTACGACGAGGTCACCGCCGCCCTCGCGCGCGCACGGGGGCGCATCCGCTCGCTGCTCGGCCGCTCGCTCGGCTGGCGCGTGACCCCCGAGCTCGACTTCCGCATCGATACCACGACCGACGAGGCGGAGCGCATCTCTCGCGCCCTCAAGGACGCGCCCGCGACGCTCGCCGTGGAGAAGGACGAGTTCGGCTACCCCGTCGAGCCCGCCGCCGACGACCAGGTCGAGGGGTAGGGGGCCGCCGTGCGATGTGACGATGCGCTCATGGCCGCCCAGGCTCCCGACTTCGACGCGATCGCGCACCTCGTCGAGGGCGCCCGCACCGTCGCGGTCTGCGCCCACACCTCGCCGGACGGAGACGCGCTCGGCTCCGAGCTCGCGCTCGTAGAGCTGATCGAGCGCACCTGGCCCGAGAAGCGCGTGGTGCCCCTGCTCGCCGACGACGACGTGGTGCCGCGCATCTACGAGTTCCTGCCCGGAGTGGAGCGCCTCGTCCGCGCGGCCGCCTTCGACGGGGGCCCCGACCTGTTCGTCTGCGTGGACCTCTCGCACCCCGACCGCCTCAACGACGCCCGCGCCGTGCTCGAGCGCTCCTCTCGCGTTGCCGTCATCGACCACCACCCCTCCGGCGAGCCGTTCTGGGATGCGGGCGTCGTGCGTCCGGACGCCGCGGCGGCCGGGGTCCTCGTGGCCGAGCTCGCCCTGCACCTCGGCGCCGACCTGACCCCCACGATGGCGCAGAACCTCCTCTGCGCCCTGGTCACCGACACCGGGCGCTTCCAGTACCAGAACGCGAACGGCGAGGCCTTCCGCGTGGCGAGCGCCCTCGTGGACGCCGGCGCCTCGCCCTCGGAGGTGGCGCTGCGCGTGTACCAGAGCGACCGCCTGAGCTACCTGCATCTCTCCGCCACGGTGATGGGCCGCATCACCACCTTCGAGCAGGGCAGGATCGCCTACAGCTATGCGACGGCGGCCGACCTCGAGGCCAACGCCGTGCCCGTCGCAGAGTGTGACGGCCTCGTCGACATCGTTCGGCGCGTGGACGGCTGCGAGGTCGCGCTCTTCCTCAAGGAGGTCCCCGGGGGAAGGGTCCGCGGCAACCTCCGCGCCAAGTCCGACCTGGACATCTCCGCCGTCGCCCGCGAGATGGGGGGCGGCGGGCACCCCGCTGCGGCGGGGTTCACCGTCGACGGCGACATCGACCAGGCGCTCGCCGTCGTCCTGCCCAAGCTCCGCGCCCTCTACGCCGTCGACGGAGCGGATCGTTGAGCCGCCGCCCGAGTGCGTTCTCCGCACTCATCGCCGTCGACAAGCCGGCGGGCCTCACCAGCCACGACGTCGTCGCGCGCGTCCGGCGCGCGGTGGGGGAGCGCCGCGTCGGCCACGCCGGGACGCTGGACCCCGCCGCCACCGGCGTGCTCGTGGTGGGGATCGGCCAGGCGACGAAGCTCCTCGGACTGCTGACGCTCGATCGCAAGGGGTATCGAGCCACGCTCTCCCTCGGCGCCGAGACGACGACGGACGACGCCGAGGGAGACGTCACGCGTCGCGCACCGGTGCCCGACGAGGCCCTCGACGAGGAACGCGCCGCCGCCGAGGTCGCCCGCCTCGTAGGCACGCGGGACCAGGTCCCCCCGCGGTACTCCGCGGTCTCGGTGAACGGGCGCCGCGCCTACGACGCCGCCCGCTCCGGCGAGGAGCTGGAGCTGGCGCCGCGACGCGTGACGATCCACGCCGCGAGGCTCGTCGAGGTCCGCCCCGCCGAGCGCGCCTGGGTCGTCGATCTCGACGTCTCCAAGGGGACCTACGTGCGCAGCATCGCCCGTGACCTCGGTCGGGAGCTGGGGTGCCTGGCCCATGTCGGCGAGCTGCGCCGGACGTTCTCGGGGCCGGTCACGCTCGCCGACTGCGTGGGCCTCGACGAGCTTTCCGAGCGCGGCGCGGACCTCGTTCACGAGCGGGCGCTCGACCCGGCGGCCGTGCTCGGCCTGCCCGTGCGCGAGCTTCTCGTCGACGAGATTCCCGACGTCGCGTGCGGCCGGCGCATCGCCGCGGGCGCCGACCTCGCCCAGGGCGCGCGCGTCGCCCTGGTCTTTGCGGGCGGCCTCGTCGGCATCTGGCGTCGCGACGGCCGTCACCTGGTCTGCGAGTCCAACTTCCCGCAGGGCATCGAGGGGGTCCGATGATGGTCGAGAAGAACCTCGAGCAGCGGCTCCTCGCGCTCTCGCCCGACAACCCCGTCGGGGGCGTCGGAGGTGTTCCTCCGAAAAGTGCGCTTTGCGAAACTTTTCTCCGGAACACCTCCGGCGCCTCGATGGATGGTGCTCGGAGAGGGAGGCTGCCCGGGTCTCGGGGTTCGGTGTGTGCGATCGGGGCCTTCGACGGGGTCCATCTGGGGCATCGAGCCCTGATCGAGCGGGCGCGCTCCGAGGCCCTGCAGCGCGGCGACGAGCTCGTCGTGGTGACCTTCTCTCCCGACCCGTCCGTCGTCCTGTGCCCGGGTCATCCCCAGAGGATGCTGCTCAGCGACGAGGGGCGCCTCCGCGCGCTTCGCTCGATCGAGGGCGTGGACCGCGTGGTCGTGTTGGACTTCACGCAGGAGCTCGCCGCGCTCCCGTATGACCGCTTCGTGCTCGAGACGCTGGGAGGGCTCGTGGGGCTCGACGCCATCGTCGTGGGGTCGGACTTCCGCCTGGGAGCCGGCGGGGAGGGCACGGTCGAGGCGCTCTCCGGGCTGGGGCGCGCCCACGGCTTTGACGTGATCGGCATGGACCTGCTCGACGAGGGCGGAGCGCCCGTGACGGCCTCGCGCATCCGGCGCCTCGTCGGCGACGGCCGCGTGGAGGCGGCCGCCGGCCTGCTCGGGCGCTGCCACGTCGTCTCCGGCGAGGTCGTCCACGGCCGCGGGGAGGGGACGGGCTTCGGGTTCCCCACGGCGAACGTGCGCGTGCGCGACGGCCTGTGCCTGCCCGCCGAGGGCGTCTACGCCGGCTACGTGGCCTGTCGCGAGACCGCATGGCCCGCCGCGATCAACGTCGGCAAGCCCAGGTCCTTCTCGCCGGGCGAGGAGGGGGAGCCCTTCCTGGAGGCAACGCTCCTGGGCTTTGACGGCGACCTCTACGGCGCCCGCGTGGAGGTCGCCTTCGTGCGCTGGCTGCGCGAGCCCAGGTCCTTCTCGACGGTGGAGGAGCTCGAGCGCGTCGTCCTGGGGAACGTGTCCTGGGTGCGCGGCACGCTGGGCGAGCGGGGGATCGACCTGAGGGGGGCGTGCGGCGCATGATCACCGACGAGGACAAGGAGCGGGTCCGCCAGGCGACCGACCTCGTGCAGCTGGTGGCCGAGACCGTGGAGCTCAGGCAGCGCGGCCATGAGTTCTGGGGGTGCTGCCCCTTCCACGGGGAGAAGACCCCGTCGTTCAAGGTGAACCCGCAGACGGGGCTGTGGCACTGCTTTGGCTGCGGCGAGGGCGGCGACGTCTTCTCCTACGTGCAGCGTCGTGAGAACCTGGAGTTTCCGGACGCCATCCGCTATCTGGCTGACCGCGCCGGGATCGAGCTCTCCGAGGAGCGGGGGGCTCGTCGGGGCCCGCGCAAGACCCGTCTCATGGAGGCGCTCGGCGCGGCGGAGGAGTTCTACCACACGATGCTCATGCGCGGCAAGGGGGCCGGTCCCGACGAGGCCCGGCGCTACTTCGCGGGGCGCGGCTTCGGGTCGGAGGTGTGCCGGCGCTGGGGACTCGGATACGCGCCCGGTCACGGATCGCTCGTGGCGCACCTGCGCGGCCTCGGCTTCACGTCGGCCGAGCTGGTTGCCGCCGACCTCGCCCAGGAGCGCTCGGGGCGCGTCGCGGACCGCTTCTTCGAGCGCGTGATGTTTCCCATCCACGACGAGCAGGGTCGCACGATCGCCTTCGGCGGCCGCGTCATCGGGCCAAAGCGGGACAACGTCGCCAAGTACGTGAACACCCGCGACACCGCTGCGTTCAACAAGGGCAGGCACCTCTTCGCGTACGACCGCGCCAAGGAGGGGATGGCGGCGACGGGGGACGCCGTCGTCTGCGAGGGCTACACCGACGTCATCGCCATGCACGAGGCGGGCTTCACCAACGCGGTCGCCGCGCTCGGCACCGCGTTTCGCCTCGACCACGTGCGCCTCATGGAGCGCCAGCGCGTGAGCCGCATCATCTGCATGTTCGACGGTGACGCCGCGGGCCAGCGAGCCGCCGAGCGCGCGGTCCGCTACGTTGACAAGACGTCCGCGGCGCTCATGTGCGTGGTGCTGCCCGACAACCAGGACCCGATGGAGTTCCTCGCCGCACACGGCGCGGACGCGCTGCGGCCGATCCTCGCCTCCGCGCGCCCGCTCATGGACTTCGTCTTCGAGAAGCGCCTGGAGGGCTACGACCTCTCCGCCCCGGGCAGGCGCGTGCGCGCGCTCGAGGACATGGCGGGGGTCCTGGCTCCGCTCAAGCGCTCCGTCCTCCTCGACGAGTACGCCACGAGGCTCGCCGACGCGCTCGGGATGGACGTCGACGAGACCAAGCGCGCCATCCGGGAGGCTCCCGTGCGCGAGCTCGACGAGGAGCGCCCCGCGAGAAGGCCCGCGGCGTCGACGCCGAGCGCCGCCCCGAGCGCCCCCGCCGCCGATGCGGTCGAGGAGGGGGGCGTCCCGGACGACTACGTGCCGCTCGAGGCCTACGACGCCGGCGCCGCCGCCGTCGCGGAGGCTCCCGCGCCGCCCGCGGCAGACATGGGGAGGCTCTCGGCAGACGAGCGGATGCAGCTTTCGGCCGAGCGCGAGCTCCTCTGCGTCATCGCGCAGCGCCCCGACGCGATGCGCGCGCTGGGGGAGCGCATCGCGCGCATCTCCTGGGCGGACGAACGCCACGAGGCCATGGCGTGGGCCATGCTCTCGACCCCGGAGGGCACGCCGCCCGCCGAGGTCGTCGCCGCGGCGGGCGCGGTGGTGCGCGAGGCTCCGCAGATCCTCTCGGGGGGCCGCGTCATGGACGAGGAGGAGCTCTCCGACGAGCAGAAGCTCGAGCTCATCGTCGACAACGCCGAGCTCTGCTCGTGCAGGCGCCGCATCCGCCAGATCCGCGCCCGGCTGCGCTCCGCGCCCGCCGACGCCGAGTCGGAGCGGCTCTTCGCCGAGGCGACCGAGCTCCAGCGGCGCTCGACCGAGCTCGCCGCCCGACTCTCGTCGGTCTTCTCGGAATAAAAGTTGGGTATAATCTCGAAGGTTTATACGTCGAAAGGACACACGTGGCTGCCAAGAAGACCAACGACGGCATCAAGCTCTCCGACGACCTTCAGAAGGTGGTCGACGGCCTGGTGGCGGGCGCCTCGCCCTCGGGGGTGACCGAGGACGACATCCAGCTTGCCATCAAGGACGTCGACGTCGACTCCGACGAGCTCTCAGACCTCTACGACGAGCTCCGCTCGCGTGGCGTCGAGGTGAGCGGCTCGCCCGCATCCGAGGCGGCCGAGGACTTCTCGGCCGACCCCTCCGTCGACGACGACTTCGACGACGAGGGGGAGGGCGGGGTCGACTCCTTCGACGACGAGGAGGAGTCCGAGAGCGTCGCCGAGGCGAAGATCGTCAAGGAGGCCCTGCGCTCGGTCCCCAAGGCGCGCGTGGCAAAGCCCAAGCGCTCCTCGCGCGCCCGCGCCCGGCGCGCCGACACCTCCACCGCCATGCTCACCGGCGATCCGGTGCGCATGTACCTCAAGGAGATCGGCAAGGTCGACCTGCTGACCGCGTCCGAGGAGGTCAACCTCGCCATGAAGATCGAGGCGGGCACCGAAGCCTCCGAGAAGCTCGAGGCCGCCGAGGCGGGCGAGCTCACGCTCACGCGCGCCGAGCAGCGGCGCCTCATGCGCATCGAGCAGGTTGGCCTCGACGCCAAGCAGCAGCTCATCTCCGCGAACCTGCGCCTGGTGGTCTCCATCGCCAAGCGCTACGTCGGGCGTGGCATGCTCTTCCTGGACCTCATCCAGGAGGGCAACCTCGGCCTCATCCGCGCGGTCGAGAAGTTCGACTACACCAAGGGGTTCAAGTTCTCCACCTACGCCACGTGGTGGATCCGCCAGGCAATCACGCGCGCCATCGCCGACCAGGCGCGCACGATCCGCATCCCGGTCCACATGGTCGAGACCATCAACAAGCTCATCCGCGTCCAGCGCCAGCTCCTGCAGGACCTCGGGCGAGACCCCACTCCCGAGGAGATCGGCGCCGAGATGGGCATGAGCCCCGACCGCGTCCGTGAGATCCAGAAGATCTCCCAGGAGCCCGTCTCCCTCGAGACGCCGATCGGCGAGGAGGAGGACTCCCAGCTCGGCGACTTCATCGAGGACTCCAGCGCCGTCGCGCCCCCCGAGGCGGCCTCGGACTCGATGCTGCGCGAGCAGCTCGACCAGGTGCTCGACGGCCTCGCTGACCGCGAGCGCAAGGTCATCAAGTTCCGCTTCGGGCTCGAGGACGGGCACCCGCGCACGCTCGAGGAGGTCGGGCGCGAGTTTGGCGTCACCCGCGAGCGCATCCGCCAGATCGAGAGCAAGACGCTCGCAAAGCTCCGTCACCCCAGCCGCAGCGGTCGGCTCAAGGACTACATGGAGGACTAGCCCATGTCTCCCAACCAGAAGCGGTTCAAGATCGTCTCGCTGATAATCCTACTCGCCGCGCTCGTACAGGTCGTGGGCGGCGTGCTGCTCCTGCTGGGCTCGCCCCTCGCCGCGGCGTGGCGCGTCGGCCTGGGCGAGGGCCTCGTCGGCGGCGACGCGGTCGCCTCGGAGGTGCTCGGCGTCCTCGCGCTGGTCGTCGGCCTCTACTGCCTCGTCGTGGGCGTGACCGGCGCCCGTGCCGCCAACAGCCCGCGCAGCACCGGCAAGTTCAACGTGCTGGCCGTGGTCATGCTGGTCGCCTCGCTGTTCCAGGTCGGCCTCGGCGTCGTCTCGGGCAACGTCGGCTGGCTCGCCGTCCTTCTCGCCGCCCTCGCCGTGCTCGGCCTCGTCTTCGCCGCCAGGGCCCGCGCCGAGGCGGTCGATCGCTAGGGGGCAGGTCGCGCGGGACGTCTCGCCCGGGTCGCGCAACCGGGACGACGCGTCAAAAAAAAGAGGCTTGCGCTTCTCCGCCACTTCTGTATACTTCTTCCTTGCGCGAACACATTCCCCGGTGGCGCAGTGGTAGCGCAGCTGACTGTTAATCAGCGTGTCGTAGGTTCGAATCCTACCCGGGGAGCCAGAGAGCACCGAGGCCGGAGGGCAGTTCCCTCCGGCCTCTTTCTGTTCGCGCCGTCGGCAGGCAGGGGCCGCCTCGCCCGCTCTGGCGATTCCATGGCCTCCGAGCGGCTGTGCTAGGATTTCAGGGATCGACACCAACCTCTCGGACCGGAGGACGACGACCTTGAGTCACGCCACATCCACTGCCGACAAGATCGTGCACGTATCGAGCGCCTACGCCAAGGACCGTTTCATCCTTCAGCAGCTCGTGAGCAAGGACTTCAAGCTCCGCTACCGCCGCTCGGTGCTGGGCGTCGTCTGGAGCGTGCTGAACCCGCTGCTCATGATGATCGTCATGAGCTTCGTCTTCTCCTACTTCCTCCGCGGCTCCAGCGTTGAGAACTACCCCCTCTACCTCATCGTGGGCAACATCACCTTCTCGCTCATGAACGAGTCCACCAGCGCCGGCCTGCGCTCGATCATCGACGCCGCGCCGCTGCTCAAGAAGGTCAGGGTCGACCGCTGGGTCTTCCCCGTGCAGAAGGTCTTCTCGGCCGCCTTCAACTTCTCCTTCTCGCTCATCGCCGTCGCCGTGGTCATGCTGTTCTTCCGCGTGGTCCCCACCTGGCATATCGTCTGGATGATCCCGGCGCTTGCCCTGCTCATGGTGTTCTGCATGGGCATCAGCCTGCTCATCGGCTCGCTCGCCGTCTTCTTCCGCGACATGATCCACCTCTGGAGCGTGTTGATCACGGCCTGGACCTACCTCACGCCGATCTTCTGGGACCTCTCGCTGCTCACGGGCTCGAGCGCGCCCTGGTTCGTCATCGCGGTGGTGAAGCTCAACCCGATGTACAACTACCTCGAGATGATGCGCTGCGCCATCGTCTACCAGACCAGCCCCGACCCGGCGGTCATCGCGCTCTGCGCGGTCTGGGCGGTTGCCCTCCTGGCGCTCGGGTTCTTCGTCTTCCGCAGGACCGAGCACAAGTTCATCCTCTACATCTAGGCGGTTCATCACATGGCACCCTCAACCGACGACTACGCCATCGAGGTCAACGACGTCACGATGATCTTCAACATCGCGAACGAGCAGCTCAACAACCTCAAGGAGTACTTCATCAAGCTCATGCGGCACGAGCTGTTCTTCAAGGAGTTTCGTGCGCTCGACCACGTGAGCTTCAAGGTCCGCCGCGGCGAGGTCGTGGGTCTCGTCGGGACCAACGGGTCGGGCAAGTCCACGATGCTCAAGTGCATCGCGGGCGTGCTCGAGCCCTCCATGGGCAGCGTCTCCGTCCGCGGCAACATCGCCCCGCTGATCGAGCTCGGCGCGGGCTTCGACCCGGAGCTCACGGCGCGCGAGAACATCTACCTCAACGGGGCGCTGCTCGGCTACACGCGCCAGTTCATCGACGACCACCTCCAGGACATCATCGACTTCGCCGAGCTCGAGAGCTTCATGGACATGCCGCTCAAGAACTACTCCTCGGGCATGGTCGCGCGCATAGCCTTCGCCATCGCGACCGTCACCGAGCCCGACGTCCTCATCGTCGACGAGACGCTCTCGGTGGGAGACGTCTTCTTCCAGCAGAAGTGCGAGGACCGCATCCGGCACTTCATCGAGTCCGGCGACGTCACGGTGCTC
Above is a genomic segment from Olsenella timonensis containing:
- the nusA gene encoding transcription termination factor NusA; this encodes MASEMMAALEQLCEERHIDQLDLITRLEQSLAKSYADVLHLPFGARVTIDRATGKVYVYELVPKGEEDPETGEYSEFDEVDVTPADTSRIAAQHAKAEIRAIVRNAARVQIYEEFSQRVGDIITGTVLQSTPDFTIIKIREGVEAELPHFDLRRYPEERNERPAGERYSHNQRIRAIIVDVRDPNSTQPVVRGERQRPPIVVSRTHPDLLRRLFELEVPEVYDGVVEIRSIAREAGVRSKVAVSSNDDRLDPVGACVGPKGSRVRTVVSELRGERVDVVLWSDDPARCVASALSPARVSRVIIDPETGYATVIVPDDQLSLAIGKEGQNARLAARLTGLHIDIKNESLAAGILRDLPRATVEEDPVDDGEAHRCEYVGPNGIQCRNMARPGSRFCGVHEEMAAAEVSSDPDSLI
- the infB gene encoding translation initiation factor IF-2 — its product is MAKTRVHDLAKEYGISSKEMLEHLRDLKIPAKSASSTLEDAYVSMVRKKLKPILEAHAAEIEAQRRAEEEAKAEEARIAAEKAEAERIAAERRRERERAEEERRRAAAEAERKAREEAKAEAERKAREEAEKNRVRDTAPKSVPSFSSLLDQIAQQEQILKQQAEEAAQKKAAGQGRNQRTRGESRPSAAPAPASAPSSEPGGRRRGKKGRRGEGDGEDRYSRMAREAEAYNRSRVLEEARVAVEEASRESTGRRKRRKERRQRQAEEHAKEQRIEEALANDQDLSQLDTVKVPQGSTVQELAELLGVPANDIIKRLFLLGTPLTLTESMSDELIELVADDLGRDVKVMTKEEENSFTFYDDPADLRPRPPVVTVMGHVDHGKTSLLDAIRHTGVAEGEAGGITQAIGASQVTINDRLITFIDTPGHETFTAMRARGAKVTDIVILIVAADDGVMPQTIESINHAKAAGVPIIVAVNKIDKPGANPDKVRQELTEYGIIPEEWGGQNMFVNISAKKKIGIDELLETVILQADVLELKANPDTFASGNVLEAKLDRGRGSVATVLVTRGTLHIGDALVAGMAYGRVRAMLDPKGNSVTEAGPSDAVEILGLQSVPMAGDEFRVFHDERDARDLADQRALKARIEEQNRVKHVTLENLFDTMADAEVKELNLIIKADVQGSIEALQDSLDKMDQSEVRINTIHSAVGAITETDVILADASNAIIIGFGVRPEAKAKSAAERDGVEIRTYSVIYKAIEDIDAARIGMLKPTEVEVQTGVAEVRDTFKVPKVGIAAGCMVQEGEISRDDQVRLVRDGIVVYEGRIASLRRYKDDVKSVKAGFECGIGLENFQDVKPGDQIEGFRIDQVARTE
- the rbfA gene encoding 30S ribosome-binding factor RbfA, giving the protein MKQNQHSRRTNEQARVKLANILLFEVSDPALSLVTITGVEVSVDKSYLRAYVSCDAGRYDEVTAALARARGRIRSLLGRSLGWRVTPELDFRIDTTTDEAERISRALKDAPATLAVEKDEFGYPVEPAADDQVEG
- a CDS encoding bifunctional oligoribonuclease/PAP phosphatase NrnA: MAAQAPDFDAIAHLVEGARTVAVCAHTSPDGDALGSELALVELIERTWPEKRVVPLLADDDVVPRIYEFLPGVERLVRAAAFDGGPDLFVCVDLSHPDRLNDARAVLERSSRVAVIDHHPSGEPFWDAGVVRPDAAAAGVLVAELALHLGADLTPTMAQNLLCALVTDTGRFQYQNANGEAFRVASALVDAGASPSEVALRVYQSDRLSYLHLSATVMGRITTFEQGRIAYSYATAADLEANAVPVAECDGLVDIVRRVDGCEVALFLKEVPGGRVRGNLRAKSDLDISAVAREMGGGGHPAAAGFTVDGDIDQALAVVLPKLRALYAVDGADR
- the truB gene encoding tRNA pseudouridine(55) synthase TruB — translated: MSRRPSAFSALIAVDKPAGLTSHDVVARVRRAVGERRVGHAGTLDPAATGVLVVGIGQATKLLGLLTLDRKGYRATLSLGAETTTDDAEGDVTRRAPVPDEALDEERAAAEVARLVGTRDQVPPRYSAVSVNGRRAYDAARSGEELELAPRRVTIHAARLVEVRPAERAWVVDLDVSKGTYVRSIARDLGRELGCLAHVGELRRTFSGPVTLADCVGLDELSERGADLVHERALDPAAVLGLPVRELLVDEIPDVACGRRIAAGADLAQGARVALVFAGGLVGIWRRDGRHLVCESNFPQGIEGVR
- a CDS encoding bifunctional riboflavin kinase/FMN adenylyltransferase — encoded protein: MCAIGAFDGVHLGHRALIERARSEALQRGDELVVVTFSPDPSVVLCPGHPQRMLLSDEGRLRALRSIEGVDRVVVLDFTQELAALPYDRFVLETLGGLVGLDAIVVGSDFRLGAGGEGTVEALSGLGRAHGFDVIGMDLLDEGGAPVTASRIRRLVGDGRVEAAAGLLGRCHVVSGEVVHGRGEGTGFGFPTANVRVRDGLCLPAEGVYAGYVACRETAWPAAINVGKPRSFSPGEEGEPFLEATLLGFDGDLYGARVEVAFVRWLREPRSFSTVEELERVVLGNVSWVRGTLGERGIDLRGACGA
- the dnaG gene encoding DNA primase translates to MITDEDKERVRQATDLVQLVAETVELRQRGHEFWGCCPFHGEKTPSFKVNPQTGLWHCFGCGEGGDVFSYVQRRENLEFPDAIRYLADRAGIELSEERGARRGPRKTRLMEALGAAEEFYHTMLMRGKGAGPDEARRYFAGRGFGSEVCRRWGLGYAPGHGSLVAHLRGLGFTSAELVAADLAQERSGRVADRFFERVMFPIHDEQGRTIAFGGRVIGPKRDNVAKYVNTRDTAAFNKGRHLFAYDRAKEGMAATGDAVVCEGYTDVIAMHEAGFTNAVAALGTAFRLDHVRLMERQRVSRIICMFDGDAAGQRAAERAVRYVDKTSAALMCVVLPDNQDPMEFLAAHGADALRPILASARPLMDFVFEKRLEGYDLSAPGRRVRALEDMAGVLAPLKRSVLLDEYATRLADALGMDVDETKRAIREAPVRELDEERPARRPAASTPSAAPSAPAADAVEEGGVPDDYVPLEAYDAGAAAVAEAPAPPAADMGRLSADERMQLSAERELLCVIAQRPDAMRALGERIARISWADERHEAMAWAMLSTPEGTPPAEVVAAAGAVVREAPQILSGGRVMDEEELSDEQKLELIVDNAELCSCRRRIRQIRARLRSAPADAESERLFAEATELQRRSTELAARLSSVFSE